One Cryptomeria japonica chromosome 9, Sugi_1.0, whole genome shotgun sequence genomic window carries:
- the LOC131061869 gene encoding NEP1-interacting protein-like 1, producing the protein MERQREREMRDVIEGLPAIKISENLLNEIAVCSIYLSDFEVAEEACHLRCHENHTFHRECIEEWLKGQNQCPSCRRPAYRWTYCREAVGDGEMGRSANWRNKLCMNGKNDLISLLCVKGENLA; encoded by the exons ATGGAGaggcagagggagagagagatgagagatgtGATAGAAGGCCTACCTGCAATAAAAATTTCAGAAAATCTTCTTAATGAAATTGCCGTGTGTTCGATTTATTTATCCGATTTTGAAGTGGCAGAAGAGGCATGCCATTTGCGTTGCCATGAAAACCACACATTTCACAGGGAATGTATTGAAGAATGGCTCAAGGGACAAAATCAGTGTCCGAGTTGCAGGCGGCCAGCATACAGGTGGACATATTGTAGGGAAGCGGTTGGAGATGGAGAGATGG GCAGAAGTGCGAACTGGAGGAACAAGCTCTGCATGAACGGCAAAAATGATTTAATCTCTCTGCTCTGCGTGAAGGGCGAAAACCTGGCGTGA